The following nucleotide sequence is from Oncorhynchus clarkii lewisi isolate Uvic-CL-2024 chromosome 6, UVic_Ocla_1.0, whole genome shotgun sequence.
acattacaaagcatggTCATCTGCTTTTAGTTTCTTCTTTTATATATGCatggcaaaaatatattttgtctgGGGAAAAAATCTGAGTGGCTTTAAGattcaaaaaaaatatatacctgccacagtggctggtggtCCAAAAAGTACATTTTAGGCTCTGGTACCATCTAACAATTGGATTTAATTATTTATTGGGCACTGTAAATAATGCCTTTTTAAAATCAGAATTTTCTACCAATTAAGGACCTTCTGACGTGGAAAACTTGGCACAAACAGTACAATCACAGATCGGGAATTAAGTTGCACGGGTTGCTTGTGATATACTCATAGACCTTGTTCATTGCGGTCTGTAACATGGGCTAACACCCCGAGTTGCCCATAATTGTATAAACTGAACTCAAATGGTACCTACCCTGACTTGTTCTTGTCTAGCAGGCTGGGGGCTAAAGCTCTGATGTAGGCACATGTACAGATGAGCAGAAGAATCACAGTCAGAAGACTCTGGAAGTTAAAAATGGCAGACTGCAAGAGGAGAGAGTGACAAATGAAAGAAATGCATCAGACTAAAATTTTCAACAAGAAAATAGGTATTTAAATTAATAAAATTAACATATAAAACAAATTCTTAGCATCCCAACAATTGGGCATACAATATTTGAAATCAAGTTTGATCTGGTATAAAGGCTCTAAACCTAGCCCAAGCCTGTAACATTAGCTAGTGGCTGCTTTTGCGGAGGACCTTCTCAAAAACGTTCAGCAGTTGGGCATCCTCCTGTAGACAACATAACGTGCAAACCTCATCGTACATGTGGCGTGTGCTGCATATGTATTTTTAACACATACATATTATTCAATAATTTCCCCCACACCGCTCGCGCGTGTGAATGAGCATTTTGCGTAGCCATCGCTAGAATAcaacttggttctatttgagaCACTCCACAGGTCCCCTCCTTACTGGATTTCAAGAAGATAAACCCACGTGGGTGCTTGAAAGACAAATGAGAAGAGATTAAAAGATAACTAAAAAGCTTTTCTTTTATAGATTTGCAGAATTTATGAGTCACATGCATAGGGTTGCAGATGTTATTGTAGGGTACAATGTAATTCTTATGCAAGCGTCAACAGTGCAGGTCAAAGGGAAGTGAAttaaacaataaaaataatataATACATTTGTGGATTAAGCATTGGACTAGAGAAACTCATGATTTGTATGACTCCAGGTCAAAATTCTACAAATAACCAACTAAAAGGAGGACCATATGCATATCAGGTAAAATAACCAAACGTTAATCTCCCTGGACAAACAGGCAagcaacagctagctagctaaatgtcaaTTAATGTTGAATGTGTGTTTCGACCTGCCCATAAATTAATATAATTGATTCATAGTTGAATTTGGTATTTTAACCTGCACGTCACGATTGTGTCTGCGCATGATGGCGCGCATGGCCGGTGTATTCAGCATGTCAAGCCTCGTTCCCATTACCCATAAGCACTCAGTTATGTTGCGCCGGATGTCATGCATTTCAATGAGACATCCACAACTGAGTGAAAATGGAAGGGTCCATTGCGAGACTGAGGCCGCATACTTTGAAACTTTCCAAACTTTGTATCATCTTCAGTCCAGCCAGACTCTGTTGAAGAACAGGAAGTTACCAAACCACAGAAGATGAAAATAT
It contains:
- the LOC139410655 gene encoding protein kish-A; the encoded protein is MSAIFNFQSLLTVILLLICTCAYIRALAPSLLDKNKSGILGIFWKCARIGERKSPWVAFCCVLMAFSILFVQ